In Bacillota bacterium, one genomic interval encodes:
- a CDS encoding PilN domain-containing protein, whose amino-acid sequence MRKPGTARIGGASLKAISLLPPELKAERQRQRRRAVLLVGSAVVLLVFIGTYAALLLATFRTEAAARALQLRRVAVEKEMEQYREYVALQARLDRAASLLQQAVGRTPDWAQLLVDVNRDLPPVVWLTDLSASFKPGQQAPKPLPPGEEPPAGGATPALQTEATGAPGGAGELTLRGLAADHAAVAGWLEAIRRVPGLADVRCQFSTGETVEGRQVVRFEIKAAVQPGPPYRVLFGGEGEAG is encoded by the coding sequence GTGCGTAAGCCTGGCACGGCGAGGATTGGAGGTGCGAGCTTGAAAGCCATCAGCCTGCTGCCGCCGGAACTGAAAGCCGAGCGGCAGAGACAGCGGCGCCGCGCGGTCCTGCTCGTGGGAAGCGCCGTGGTTCTCCTGGTCTTTATCGGTACCTATGCGGCGCTTCTCCTCGCCACCTTCCGGACGGAAGCGGCGGCGCGGGCGCTGCAGCTAAGGCGCGTGGCAGTGGAGAAAGAGATGGAGCAATACCGGGAGTACGTGGCGCTGCAGGCACGGCTCGACCGGGCCGCGAGCCTCCTGCAGCAGGCGGTAGGGCGGACGCCCGACTGGGCGCAACTGCTGGTGGACGTCAACCGGGACCTGCCGCCGGTCGTGTGGCTCACCGACCTTTCGGCGAGCTTCAAGCCCGGGCAACAAGCGCCAAAACCCCTGCCGCCCGGGGAGGAGCCTCCCGCCGGCGGCGCCACCCCGGCATTGCAAACGGAGGCCACCGGCGCACCCGGGGGGGCGGGGGAGCTTACCCTCCGGGGCCTGGCGGCGGACCACGCGGCGGTAGCGGGATGGCTGGAGGCCATTCGCCGGGTACCCGGCCTGGCGGACGTGCGCTGCCAGTTCAGCACCGGCGAAACAGTTGAGGGCAGGCAGGTGGTCAGGTTCGAAATCAAGGCCGCCGTACAGCCGGGCCCGCCTTACAGGGTGCTCTTCGGAGGGGAGGGTGAGGCAGGTTGA